A single window of Malus sylvestris chromosome 5, drMalSylv7.2, whole genome shotgun sequence DNA harbors:
- the LOC126623594 gene encoding serine/threonine-protein kinase STY8-like isoform X1 — MDLTEGVGESSSPPRSFVGFSNYDVRNDVYNRLVESGHEDALTLPEFRGHLDAHFNRLPASYGLDVNLDRVEDVLLHQKLLALAKDPEKRPVYHVRFMENTSTRTDDDDDDVQQFTSIASTQRPSCDETNEGAALSHGTRNCAVDFEPCSRLGDLNLDVRKNAMDMDGRHLTECSPTRQDIPHVPIHEVIFSTIDRPKLLSQLSSLLSDLGLNIREAHVFSTTDGYSLDVFVVDGWPVEDADGLYEAMEKAIARSEGSWSRSSHSHSAVEKALSVKQKLGNWEIDRRLLKIGDRIASGSCGDLYRGIYLGQDVAIKILRSEHLNDALEDEFAQEVAILREVHHSNVVRFIGACTKSPHLCIVTEYMPGGSLYDYLHKNHNILKLSELLKFAIDVCKGMEYLHQNNIIHRDLKTANLLMDTNNVVKVADFGVARFQNQEGVMTAETGTYRWMAPEVINHQPYDQKADVFSFAIVLWELVTAKVPYDTMTPLQAALGVRQGLRPEIPNNGHPKLLELMQRCWDSFPSNRPSFSDITAQLESLLQEVQEISEPSNGT; from the exons ATGGATTTGACCGAGGGCGTCGGAGAGAGCTCCTCGCCGCCGAGAAGCTTCGTCGGCTTCAGTAACTACGATGTCCGAAACGATGTCTACAACCGCTTGGTGGAGAGCGGCCATGAAGACGCTCTGACTCTGCCGGAGTTCCGTGGACACTTGGACGCGCACTTCAACCGCTTGCCGGCTAG TTATGGACTTGATGTTAACTTGGATAGAGTGGAAGATGTCTTGTTACATCAAAAGCTTCTTGCTTTGGCAAAAGACCCAGAAAAGCGGCCCGTTTATCATGTCCGTTTCATGGAG AATACTTCTACCAGGACAGATGACGACGACGATGATGTTCAACAATTTACAAGTATTGCTTCAACCCAAAGGCCATCATGTGATGAAACTAATGAAGGAGCTGCTCTGTCACATGG AACTAGGAATTGTGCGGTTGACTTTGAACCTTGCTCTAGGCTCGGGGACCTAAATTTGGATGTTAGAAAGAATGCTATGGACATGGACGGAAGACATCTGACGGAGTGTTCTCCCACAAG GCAAGATATACCACATGTTCCCATTCATGAAGTAATATTTTCAACTATTGACAGGCCTAAGCTTCTTAGCCAG CTTTCTTCGTTGCTTTCGGATTTAGGACTTAACATCCGTGAAGCACATGTCTTCTCAACAACTGATGGCTACTCTTTAGATGTATTTGTGGTGGATGGATGGCCTGTTGAG GATGCAGATGGTCTATATGAAGCTATGGAAAAGGCAATTGCGAGAAGTGAG GGGTCGTGGTCAAGATCTTCACATTCTCATTCGGCTGTGGAGAAAGCATTATCGGTGAAACAAAAACTGGGAAACTGGGAAATAGACCGAAGATTATTAAAGATAGGAGACAGAATTGCATCTGGGTCATGTGGAGATTT GTATCGCGGAATTTATCTTGGTCAAGATGTTGctattaagattttgagatctgAACATTTGAATGATGCCCTAGAGGATGAGTTTGCTCAAGAAGTGGCAATTTTAAG AGAGGTCCATCATAGTAATGTTGTGCGCTTTATCGGTGCATGTACAAAGTCTCCACATTTGTGCATAGTGACAG aGTATATGCCTGGTGGAAGTCTATACGATTATTTGCATAAGAATCATAACATCTTGAAGCTTTCAGAACTGCTAAAGTTTGCGATTGATGTCTGTAAAGGAATGGAGTATTTGCATCAGAATAACATAATTCATAGGGATCTGAAGACAGCAAATCTGCTAATGGACACTAACAAT GTTGTAAAGGTGGCAGATTTTGGTGTTGCTCGGTTCCAGAATCAAGAGGGTGTAATGACAGCAGAGACTGGAACCTATAGATGGATGGCACCTGAG GTTATCAACCATCAACCGTATGATCAGAAAGCAGATGTGTTCAGTTTTGCAATTGTACTTTGGGAGCTAGTAACAGCCAAA GTTCCATATGATACCATGACTCCGTTACAAGCTGCCTTGGGAGTTAGACAG GGGCTGAGACCGGAAATTCCCAATAATGGACACCCTAAGCTTTTGGAATTAATGCAGAGATGTTGGGATTCATTTCCTTCCAATCGGCCTTCCTTCTCCGATATAACAGCTCAACTTGAATCTCTCCTCCAAGAAGTCCAG GAAATTTCGGAACCTTCCAATGGCACTTGA
- the LOC126623594 gene encoding serine/threonine-protein kinase STY46-like isoform X2 — translation MDLTEGVGESSSPPRSFVGFSNYDVRNDVYNRLVESGHEDALTLPEFRGHLDAHFNRLPASYGLDVNLDRVEDVLLHQKLLALAKDPEKRPVYHVRFMENTSTRTDDDDDDVQQFTSIASTQRPSCDETNEGAALSHGLGDLNLDVRKNAMDMDGRHLTECSPTRQDIPHVPIHEVIFSTIDRPKLLSQLSSLLSDLGLNIREAHVFSTTDGYSLDVFVVDGWPVEDADGLYEAMEKAIARSEGSWSRSSHSHSAVEKALSVKQKLGNWEIDRRLLKIGDRIASGSCGDLYRGIYLGQDVAIKILRSEHLNDALEDEFAQEVAILREVHHSNVVRFIGACTKSPHLCIVTEYMPGGSLYDYLHKNHNILKLSELLKFAIDVCKGMEYLHQNNIIHRDLKTANLLMDTNNVVKVADFGVARFQNQEGVMTAETGTYRWMAPEVINHQPYDQKADVFSFAIVLWELVTAKVPYDTMTPLQAALGVRQGLRPEIPNNGHPKLLELMQRCWDSFPSNRPSFSDITAQLESLLQEVQEISEPSNGT, via the exons ATGGATTTGACCGAGGGCGTCGGAGAGAGCTCCTCGCCGCCGAGAAGCTTCGTCGGCTTCAGTAACTACGATGTCCGAAACGATGTCTACAACCGCTTGGTGGAGAGCGGCCATGAAGACGCTCTGACTCTGCCGGAGTTCCGTGGACACTTGGACGCGCACTTCAACCGCTTGCCGGCTAG TTATGGACTTGATGTTAACTTGGATAGAGTGGAAGATGTCTTGTTACATCAAAAGCTTCTTGCTTTGGCAAAAGACCCAGAAAAGCGGCCCGTTTATCATGTCCGTTTCATGGAG AATACTTCTACCAGGACAGATGACGACGACGATGATGTTCAACAATTTACAAGTATTGCTTCAACCCAAAGGCCATCATGTGATGAAACTAATGAAGGAGCTGCTCTGTCACATGG GCTCGGGGACCTAAATTTGGATGTTAGAAAGAATGCTATGGACATGGACGGAAGACATCTGACGGAGTGTTCTCCCACAAG GCAAGATATACCACATGTTCCCATTCATGAAGTAATATTTTCAACTATTGACAGGCCTAAGCTTCTTAGCCAG CTTTCTTCGTTGCTTTCGGATTTAGGACTTAACATCCGTGAAGCACATGTCTTCTCAACAACTGATGGCTACTCTTTAGATGTATTTGTGGTGGATGGATGGCCTGTTGAG GATGCAGATGGTCTATATGAAGCTATGGAAAAGGCAATTGCGAGAAGTGAG GGGTCGTGGTCAAGATCTTCACATTCTCATTCGGCTGTGGAGAAAGCATTATCGGTGAAACAAAAACTGGGAAACTGGGAAATAGACCGAAGATTATTAAAGATAGGAGACAGAATTGCATCTGGGTCATGTGGAGATTT GTATCGCGGAATTTATCTTGGTCAAGATGTTGctattaagattttgagatctgAACATTTGAATGATGCCCTAGAGGATGAGTTTGCTCAAGAAGTGGCAATTTTAAG AGAGGTCCATCATAGTAATGTTGTGCGCTTTATCGGTGCATGTACAAAGTCTCCACATTTGTGCATAGTGACAG aGTATATGCCTGGTGGAAGTCTATACGATTATTTGCATAAGAATCATAACATCTTGAAGCTTTCAGAACTGCTAAAGTTTGCGATTGATGTCTGTAAAGGAATGGAGTATTTGCATCAGAATAACATAATTCATAGGGATCTGAAGACAGCAAATCTGCTAATGGACACTAACAAT GTTGTAAAGGTGGCAGATTTTGGTGTTGCTCGGTTCCAGAATCAAGAGGGTGTAATGACAGCAGAGACTGGAACCTATAGATGGATGGCACCTGAG GTTATCAACCATCAACCGTATGATCAGAAAGCAGATGTGTTCAGTTTTGCAATTGTACTTTGGGAGCTAGTAACAGCCAAA GTTCCATATGATACCATGACTCCGTTACAAGCTGCCTTGGGAGTTAGACAG GGGCTGAGACCGGAAATTCCCAATAATGGACACCCTAAGCTTTTGGAATTAATGCAGAGATGTTGGGATTCATTTCCTTCCAATCGGCCTTCCTTCTCCGATATAACAGCTCAACTTGAATCTCTCCTCCAAGAAGTCCAG GAAATTTCGGAACCTTCCAATGGCACTTGA